CCCTTATGAGGTGCCGAATAATGAATACACACACCTTAAGACAACAACATCCTACTTGCACCCTATctcactccaaaaaaaaaaaaaaaaactctagtGGCGTCCCAAAGAGTCTaagaaaactaaacacacaTCTTAGAATCACTACACATTATCTACGCTCCTTATAATGTCACCAAGCTTTCAATAAGTCTGGTCTGAACGTCAAGGGTGTTTACAAAGCCGTGTTCTCGTCAGGGGCGGGCTGTTGCAGTCTGGTAGCGGCCCAGTACTACGACCCGATCGAAAGTGACAATGGACTGTACTGGCGAGGGGAATACGGGGAGATGGACATCTGTCATCACGACAAAAACTTCACTTACACTTACGCTCTGGACTTCAAGGTGAGGCGTGGTGaatgggtgagtggatgagggAGAATGGATAGCGTTCTCCTTTTCTATCTAAATTTGGGGATGAATGGACTGGGTTTCCCTAGTTTGCCACAGCTAGGACGGTGCCCCCTAGCGAGGAATTTTGGTTTTGGCAGTTGGGAACCGTTATCACGAGTGgatgtctttcctttcctcggaCCGTGGCCAGTATTTAAACCCAAGTACCTGAGGACCCCTCGCCTACCAAAGCGCGCGCGgtcccactgtaccacggcggtcCACATGAATTAGTAAGAATGACAGGATATAAACAACAGCAAGtaaccttttgttttgttatgttgCAGTTTGACGACCTGAATGACCTGGACAATGTTGGCGGGAATGGAGTGAAGCTGTACTGCCGCGACGACGCTGGCTCCATCTCAGGCTACGTGACAAGTcttgaggggaagagaggcgaATGGCAAGGTGCGCACAATGGATCAGATTTCTTGAtgctttgtttttgcttttctgttctctgataattttttttactgactGCCTTACTGATGGATTTATCAATATTTTCCCGTACCTACTGAATGACTGATTCCTTAGCATCGATCCGTTTActtaactgagtgactgatatGTTAAGTGGGTCAAATTTGCCAacactctcttctttctatcctgAGAATCCACCTTACCAATCTCCCGCAATGTGTTATCTTAGCCTTACCTGCCCACACCTCGCAGCCAGTACTCTCCCACGTGTTATCACTGAAAGTGTGGTGTGGCGTGCCCTCCAATGCAATACCCACGTGCATCCCTCGCACAGTCATTGGTAtgggggagtgaagggaagggccTCACCTGTGACCTCCATGTAGCTTCCCAGATATTGCATTGGAGTGTACCTTTGTAATGAGGgcgtctgttgttgttgtcttttttttcggttttataacgcatgcacgcacaaacacaccaaaacactcactCACCTACCCATCACACCTACACACGCATCAAAAAAGCACACCACTACAACATATACTACCCTCCTCCATTCACTCCCCGCCAGGCATCCACTCCTGCCCTCTACACGTGTTCTTCAATGGGTTCCGCCTGCGAGTGTTCCCCGATCAGGGCACGTGGGGAGACGACTTTGCGGTAGACAACATTCAGATGGCTTGCGAGGACGGCACGATCATTGACGGGATTGATGGAATTCTGCCcgagaaggtgaggaggaggaggaggaggaggaggaggaggaggaggaggaggaggaggaggagaaataaaacagatagtgaaaataatgataatccaGCCACGGTAAATAACTGTACGACTCGTATTTAATTCcaggaagagacggaggagggagtggaagagaagagcgTCTTAAGGCAATGGGTGGATAAGGTGGAGCGCAAGATAGAAGTCATTAGATACAACATAGGTGAGTACAGGCGACCAGGTAACACACAGatggataagaacataagatcataaaagaaaataagggaagctgcaagaagccatcaggcctacacgtggcagtccctctatgaaacctacctacctatttccacctcccATCTTTCCCCATAACTCTATCTAATCTTATagagctccctaatgactcagcagtaacaacatcattactgagtctgttccattcatccaccactctacctgagaaccaattccttcctatttctcttgttttttttaatctaagtTAATCTAAGTTAATCTAGGTCTTGATATCGAAGTAGACTACAGTACATTATCACTCTCATTATcgttaccattattactatcatcattataatcatcatcatcatcaatatcataggggagaaaagagagagagaaaaaaagctgaagaaaacAGGGAATATAGGtctagaaaaaggaaaacacatttTAATAGCTTAGCAATGTGCCGCAGATAAGACGAGGATCCACGGGGAATGGGGCTCGTGGGTCTACTGCTCGCCTGGCATGAACGTGGTCGGGATAAGAACCGTGGTGGAGGACGGCCACATCGATGACGACGCGGGGCTCACCGATGTCACTCTGTACTGTGCCTAATAAACTCGAGAACCTTCACCCGCCAGGACAAACTTTCAGAACCTATAAAACTTGCATTAATCATACTTATGTCACCAGTAcgctaacctaactttactcaacattatgtaacctaaccttaatcaACCTAACTCGACAACCCTCACCCAGCAGGCAAACTttcagaacctaacctaaccagcatTACTGATACTTACGTCACCAGcacgctaacctaacctaattataCAAccagcatgcaaaacaaaaccTACTTAACCTACAGAACTAGTATTTATGCCAGCAACACCCTATGTAACTACCCTGGTATGAAAGGCAGTTCGTATACTATCACACCAATACTAGTACTCACAGAAGCATCCCAGCATAGCAAATAGAAGCTCCAGTACTATTGACACCAGCACTAACATACCATAAGTACCTAAACCTAGTGTGAAAGTGGTTACAATATTAGTACTGTATTCTCACCATTCCTTAACAACGCCTCAGTGTAACCATGACCCAttctacctacctacttccTGAACCGTAAAAAGCCTTGATGTATTAATAAAATCTTTGAATAAAACTATCTTGTATTTTTCGCAACTCTAGAAATCCTTAacactggttctcaaatagagtggtggatgagtgaAATACACTGAGTAATGAAGTTGTGAGTGCTAAGTCATTACGGAGCATGAAGAGACCTGACGTATTTATGGATgcggatgataagtggaaataggtagtaTATTTCaaagagggactgccacgtgtaggcctgacggcttcttgcagtttcccttctTATCTATGTCTTTGTTTTTACTTAAACAAGCTGCGATGATACCTAAAGGATACTGAAATCTAGGTCCCATTGTACTGAGTAGTTAGTGGAGCCACTGTTTCGTTACACGGGTGGTGATGGGATGTGACGGGGACGCATAGAGGAATGCGTGGCGGTGTTTGAGGTGATGAGTGAACAGTAAGAGACGAGGACTGCTATTTATGGTCACTCTTTAAGAATTAAGCTCGTTTTCTTAAATGTTTTAGAATCTCATAGGTAGTTTTGAAAGGCTACGTAAATTATTACAAggaatttcatatattttcccaTTACTGATGCTCGccattaaactatcactagaatcatgaaatccTCCCTCAAAAATCTCAAGGAACTTTTACTACTTGGAATCCCATAAGTATTGTTTTGGAAAGGTACATAAATGATCAGCCGGCATCCTATACTTTCCCATTAATGATCCTAATCTGTTAAACTATAATTTACTTGTACTGTTATCAAAGGCTGCAGACACGACTAGGGCGGATATGATATTTTTACTCATTAATGATACAAGTCTATTAAACAATCactattataaaaaataatcctTGAAAATCCTAAGTAATCTTCCACTAAACcctttaaaaaaacaaaacgatatgACATGAACACACTTGGGAATACGAAATCAAAGAATGCAGCAAAACACGCCAGACATTCACACCTTTATTGGCATCACTGTCGAGTCTCCAACATTAGAGCACCAGGAAGCATCTCTATTACTGCTTGCCCTTACAGTGGCTTTCCATTGGGGACTAGAAGGTGAAGGACACTGtgtcttcccccttccccaacAGGCGACCCCATCTACTCCCGTCCATCACATTAGGTACAGCAGAAAATAACAGCATCAGTCACCCCCGCGTCGTCATCCAGCGGGTGGTTGTCTTCGAGTCGCACCTGCAGCCCGCACACTTTGGCCGCAGAGCACGCCCGCCACGTCCCCCAGTCTCCATAGTCCCTCGTGTGGGCTGCGCGGGGTGTGGTGAGACTTAGGCAATGTCAGACACAGAGGACACGACAACACTGACACGTGGGGGAAGCTGGTGTGGTTTCCTTAAGACACGACACCACTCAGCCATCACAGAAAGGAGTGTTTTCGAGTGTGGTAAGACAGTGAGGTTTTCAAAGAGGTACGGGTTATCAGGTATAGAAGACAGACCAGAACTGACACACGTGGGGAAGGTGTGACTTTGCTCTTCTCTCAATGCACGAATACAGGAAACGAAGCAGCCATCACGGGGAGAAGCATCTTGCTACTGAATCTTGGGCAAGAACGAAAGGGAAAACTGCGACGAAGTGATCTCTGCTAAAGCACGGACGACACACGAACGCACAAGAatgggaggacgaggaaaaggaggaaaggggaggcatACAACACTAATAACTCAATCTTTTacgtccttctctccttctcctccttctcttactctaactcctcctcctcctcctcatcctcctcctactacttctattactactactactactactactactactactactactactactcaccagAACGTTGAAGCTTCATGTACACTgcctccacttcccttccttctatcttgGTCATCTCACGCGCCACCACGGGACTCTGAGGACGGGTGGAGAGACGGTGGTTAGTCGCATGAAGGAGAGTGAAGCGCAGTTGAGATAAAGTGAGTAGAAAAGATGGTGTGGGAATTCTGGGTCATGTGGGACTGTGTATGCTGTTGTTATGTATTTTACTGTGTACTTTTTGGACTGCAGATGGTAAAGGTGATgtcataaaggattttttttagttttttttttttttttgcttgtatgCGGAATATGAAAATGTAGcgcaaaatatgtttttttttttacataaaacacaaaaaaataagacaaaataaaggGATTTCTTTTTTCTGGTTGCCTCTCAAAACACGAAAATGTAACATAATGTAAAgacgatttttctttttttcttcttcttttgaacgcacaaaaaaaaacggattTTTTAAAAATAGTTAACAGacaacacacaaagaaataatacaataacattTTTGGACCTTTTTTTAAAGGTTAACACAGAAAACCACACAAAATGATAACAACACAATGGTATTTCTGGAATATTAAcagaaagatacacacacacattcgcacacacaaacaacaacaacaacaacaacaacatttcttCCCACTCTCATTGaagttaatataaaaaaaatcacaaaacgaCAATATAATGATACTTTTTAAGACTTTTTCCCTCGAGGTATGAACACACCTTGCCTTTCTTGTTGGGCGTGCCGTACAGCCCATCAAGCACGTTGCCGCCCGAGCACCTCATCTGCAGGTTGTCCATGCCCAGGTCGTCACCAAGCGTCCCCTGGTCAGGCACCACGTTGGCTCGCACGCCCGTCATGTACTCACCAAAAGGACACGACCTCATGCCTGCATCACccgcggaggaggagaggtgcttGGTGAAGAGTGACTTGGTGAAGGAGTAACTTAGTGAAGGAGTGACTATGTGAAGGAGTAACTTAGTGAAGGAGTGACTTGGTGCAGGAGTAACTTAGTGAAGGAGTGACTTGGTGAAGGAGTGACTTGGTGAAGGAGTAACTTGGTGAAGGAGTGACTTGAAGAGTGGCTGATGAATCtttgatgaagaagagagacagagacagagagacaataCCCACCCAACCAGCAAAACCAGAACAGGTACCCAAAAAGACggagatagacacacagatagacggACTACCCACCCTGCCACTGCCCGAAACTTCCCTCGGCGCTGATGATAATGTTGGTAAGAGCACCCTCCGCAGTCTGGCAATACAGTCTGATGGCGTTCACACTCGTGTCGTCCAGGTAACCGACGCCAGAGTACTGCAACATAGCCACCAACACTCAACCCAAAGTAGTCACCCCAATAGTGATATCATAAGATCCGATGGTTATTAATCGCGTAGGGATTAATATACTGTTTAACGCACTGAGTTGTTATAAGAACTTAGGGAACTTGGGGTGtcataaatgtgttttttttttttttgagtgatttcaTAATGCCAAATAAATTTAATGTCTATAAATCGAGTAAGAATTGATTTAAGAGTTAatgttttggttattttttacTAGAAAGAACTGGAGATATGAAAACTTGACCAACACACCCAAGTAACACTCAACCcaagacagtttttttttttctaggtagcGCCTTTCATAACCCTCATACGTTTTTGgataactgattttttttaacttattcaCACGTATACTACAAATCACTTCACCTTCCATACTTCAACAGTCCTGCATAATCGATATTCTTAACTTACTCACACGTATATGAAAAATAACTTCGCTTTCATACGTTTACTGTCATGAAAAACCGAtattactcactcattcacacgTAAAGAAAACCAACAttaactttcacacacacacacacacacacacacacacacacacacacacacacacacacacacacataaatataaacaaaaaaaaacttcacaaaCTCATCAATATTGACACTAGAACATTAATTATACATAGCATTACTTTAATCTCGAAGGCGAAGACGTAAGAACCATCGGTACACAGTTCGATGGGCCCCCACGTGCCCCTGCTTAGCCCATTGTCCAGGGTGAGACTCTCCTCCACGCCCCTTGGCAACGTCACGGCAGCGTTCGCCACCCCGCCTTAGTGCAGCGAGAAAAGGGACAGtcataagagagaaaaataagggaagctgcaagaagccatcaggccaacacgcggcagtccctgtatgaaacctaattatacgtggcagtccctgtataaaatctAACTTTAGGGAATAGTTTAACTTTAGGGAATATAATAACTttagggaatagagagagagagagagagagagagagagagagagagagagagagagagagagagagagagagagagagagagagagagagagagagagagagagagagagtcgttatATCTTACCAAGggcgagaagaggaagaaggagagccAGAGTTGTCATGACGCAAGAAAGATGATCTGACTACTGCCTCTCCACCTTTCAACATACTCCCTTTATAGGGAAGcttatctccttcttcctcctcctcctcctcctcctcctcttccaccagcCAACACTCGCAAAACCCACGCAACTCAAGAGGCGGAATAGTACTTATGTTTACGtaagtatcacacacacacacacacacacacacacacacacacacacacagtcaggttACAGTCAGCGTGTGTGATAGGGaagttgtcattattttttctttttttttttttttttgacaaacgCACCATCACgaacactactactatcaccaccactaccagcaagaggaagcaggaggaggaggaggaggaggaggaggagaagaaggaagaggaagaagacaaagatgagggtgaggaggaggaaaagatgaaaagaacaaaagaataaaaaaaaacaagaaagcaagaacaagaacaagaacaccaccaccaccaccaccaccaccaccaccaccaccaccaccaccaacaacaacaacaacaacaacaacaacaacaaagaatgaGAGAGGCGAAGGAATTGAACAGAAAATGACCTCACAGCAAACgtcccacactctctctctctccctctccttccccctctcgaACTATCGCGGTGAGAAGCAACACCTGTCACGCTGATAAGACAGCGAGGTTACCTGTGTGGAGGCGTATTTACCTGTCTGTACACCTAACCGCCCCtgactccctcctccccttcctcccgccacttacatatataaatacGTAAATGATCTAGAAATGTTTAGAAAGAATTGATGTTAGGAAAATTTccaaaaaaaatagcaagttttgtatatgtatatataaagatatatacaaaataatccAAGTATGGAAAGAGAAGTAATTTGGAATTGTTTAGAATCAatatatcatcatcaccatcatcagcaccaccaccatcaccaccatcataaacTGCAGGACGAAAGGTTTATTCTCCTCTCATCATCAATCCACAGCCAGCCTAACCTCTATAACCCAGTGAAacctcttctcttatctctccaAGTTCTGTCAGCCCTGTCTTCTTTTACCACGCCTAGACTACCACTCTGTTACTCTTCCATACACCAGCAATATATTGTAACTCCCACACACACGTCTTGAGACTTCAGCCTCAGAAAATTCCTAATAGCAACTGTTGTTCTTTCCTATATTACTTGTAACTTGTGTGCTAATTCGAATTGTAAGTGTTATATCCAATAATTGCTCCTATTTCAGCAGTAACACAGTGCTTTGGGTCActgaggaaaggtggaagacAAACATTCATCCGGTTAATTAATACAGGTTAGATATTCACACCTTTATTGGCATCATAGACAATACAAATCATTCGTCTCTATAAAAAGTCAAATGCTTCAACGTGGCTTCCTTGTCAAATGCTTCAACGTGGCTTCCTtgtcttcacacatttactagCACCACTAACAAAACTAATCGTTCATATCAACAGCAGGTGTGACTTTAAGATACTCCCACCTTTACTGACCTTACTGACCAAAAATCAGTCTTCTATAATTATGaca
The window above is part of the Scylla paramamosain isolate STU-SP2022 chromosome 34, ASM3559412v1, whole genome shotgun sequence genome. Proteins encoded here:
- the LOC135090359 gene encoding vitelline membrane outer layer protein 1 homolog gives rise to the protein MTTLALLLPLLALGGVANAAVTLPRGVEESLTLDNGLSRGTWGPIELCTDGSYVFAFEIKYSGVGYLDDTSVNAIRLYCQTAEGALTNIIISAEGSFGQWQGMRSCPFGEYMTGVRANVVPDQGTLGDDLGMDNLQMRCSGGNVLDGLYGTPNKKGKSPVVAREMTKIEGREVEAVYMKLQRSAHTRDYGDWGTWRACSAAKVCGLQVRLEDNHPLDDDAGVTDAVIFCCT
- the LOC135090358 gene encoding uncharacterized protein LOC135090358, whose amino-acid sequence is MRHYTALLLAVLGAGCCSLVAAQYYDPIESDNGLYWRGEYGEMDICHHDKNFTYTYALDFKFDDLNDLDNVGGNGVKLYCRDDAGSISGYVTSLEGKRGEWQGIHSCPLHVFFNGFRLRVFPDQGTWGDDFAVDNIQMACEDGTIIDGIDGILPEKEETEEGVEEKSVLRQWVDKVERKIEVIRYNIDKTRIHGEWGSWVYCSPGMNVVGIRTVVEDGHIDDDAGLTDVTLYCA